A portion of the Staphylococcus felis genome contains these proteins:
- a CDS encoding PTS sugar transporter subunit IIA produces MENLLRDENVLLNTSISSKEEAIEQVGALLVKSGAVTEKYIQAMKDREQIVSTYMGNALAIPHGTDEAKNEVLTSALSLLQIPEGLEWDGEEIKIVIGIAGKDGEHLELLSKIAMTFSEEENVDKIVRANDAQTIRRLFEEADA; encoded by the coding sequence ATGGAAAATTTATTAAGAGACGAAAATGTTTTATTGAATACATCTATTTCTTCAAAAGAAGAAGCAATTGAACAAGTTGGTGCATTATTAGTTAAAAGCGGTGCTGTAACTGAAAAATATATTCAAGCTATGAAAGACCGTGAACAAATCGTATCTACTTATATGGGTAATGCGCTTGCTATTCCCCATGGCACAGATGAAGCAAAGAACGAGGTACTCACATCTGCTTTATCTTTATTGCAAATACCAGAAGGATTAGAATGGGATGGCGAAGAAATCAAAATTGTAATCGGTATTGCTGGTAAAGATGGCGAACACTTAGAATTACTGTCCAAAATAGCGATGACATTTAGTGAGGAAGAAAATGTCGATAAAATTGTAAGGGCAAATGATGCTCAAACCATTCGTCGCTTATTTGAGGAGGCTGATGCGTGA
- the glmM gene encoding phosphoglucosamine mutase has translation MGKYFGTDGVRGIANQELTPELAFKLGRYGGYVLAHNQDKAHPRVLVGKDTRVSGEMLENALIAGLVSIGAEVMRLGVISTPGVAYLTREMEAELGVMISASHNPVADNGIKFFGSDGFKLSDDQEKEIEALLDQDSPDLPRPTGTELVHTSDYFEGTQKYLSYLKSTVDVNLEGLKISLDGAHGSTASLAPFLFGDLEADTETIGCSPDGYNINDQVGSTHPEALAEKVLESESDFGLAFDGDGDRLIAVDEKGQIVDGDQIMFIIGQEMKKNQELNDDMIVSTVMSNLGFYKALEAEGIASNKTKVGDRYVVEEMRRGHYNLGGEQSGHIVLMDYNTTGDGLLTGIHLAAVVKRSGKKLSELAAQMKKYPQSLINVRVTDKYGVEQNQEVKTVMEAVEREMNGEGRILVRPSGTEPLVRVMVEAKTDEDAHRYAETIAKVVEAKMGL, from the coding sequence ATGGGTAAATATTTTGGTACAGACGGTGTAAGAGGCATTGCAAACCAAGAGTTAACACCTGAATTAGCATTTAAATTAGGACGATATGGTGGTTATGTTTTAGCACATAATCAAGATAAAGCACATCCACGTGTTCTTGTTGGTAAAGACACACGTGTATCTGGGGAAATGCTAGAGAATGCATTAATTGCCGGCCTTGTATCTATTGGAGCAGAAGTGATGCGTTTAGGTGTGATATCTACACCTGGTGTAGCATATTTAACACGGGAAATGGAAGCGGAATTAGGTGTTATGATTTCAGCATCACATAATCCAGTAGCTGATAACGGTATCAAATTTTTCGGTTCAGATGGCTTTAAATTATCAGATGATCAAGAAAAAGAAATAGAAGCTTTATTAGATCAAGACAGTCCTGATTTACCTCGACCAACAGGCACCGAACTTGTGCATACTTCAGATTATTTCGAAGGCACGCAAAAATACTTAAGTTATTTAAAATCTACTGTAGATGTGAATCTAGAAGGACTCAAAATTTCACTTGATGGTGCGCATGGTTCCACGGCTTCTTTAGCACCGTTTTTATTTGGAGATTTAGAAGCAGACACTGAAACAATTGGATGTAGTCCAGATGGCTACAATATTAATGATCAAGTTGGATCTACTCATCCAGAAGCACTGGCTGAAAAAGTGTTAGAATCTGAAAGTGATTTTGGATTAGCCTTTGATGGAGATGGTGATCGTTTAATCGCTGTAGATGAAAAAGGCCAAATTGTCGATGGTGACCAAATCATGTTTATCATTGGCCAAGAAATGAAGAAAAATCAAGAATTAAATGATGATATGATTGTTTCCACTGTTATGAGTAATCTTGGTTTTTATAAAGCATTAGAAGCTGAAGGCATTGCCTCTAACAAAACAAAAGTTGGAGATCGTTATGTAGTTGAGGAAATGCGTCGAGGTCATTATAACCTAGGGGGCGAGCAATCTGGTCATATCGTGTTAATGGATTATAATACGACAGGTGATGGATTGTTAACAGGTATTCATCTTGCGGCAGTTGTCAAACGTTCTGGTAAAAAATTAAGTGAACTTGCAGCACAAATGAAAAAATATCCGCAATCTTTAATTAATGTACGTGTTACGGATAAATATGGTGTTGAGCAAAATCAAGAGGTAAAAACAGTCATGGAGGCTGTTGAGCGCGAAATGAATGGAGAGGGACGTATTCTCGTTCGTCCATCTGGAACAGAGCCACTTGTGCGTGTTATGGTTGAAGCAAAAACAGACGAAGATGCACATCGTTATGCAGAAACAATTGCAAAAGTCGTTGAAGCGAAAATGGGATTATAG
- a CDS encoding CdaR family protein, whose protein sequence is MFESKWGLRFFALILALLLFLSVNNVFGKTFSTDNIASNGNKTIKNVPVQVINKSNDLYVSGAPDSVDIELNGPQSKVLQAQKIEDFKVTLNTTDLQPGERTVDFQVNGLDKDINYRVYPKEATLSIEKKETREVTIDPNISRYSVAPDKQIDEATVTPTTVKVTGGKEQLDRIAYAKASFSDDFQITDQVTGNATVAVFDKNMNKLDVQVNPAQVKLKISVKPYSKKVKLDLTTKGKPQNGLSVADVKPSEKEIVIYGNRDDLKEIDSIKGVVDLNGVTTNTKREIQLNIPEKVERIKPKKIEANISLQ, encoded by the coding sequence ATGTTTGAATCTAAATGGGGATTACGTTTTTTTGCGTTGATTTTAGCATTGCTGTTATTTTTATCGGTTAATAATGTTTTTGGCAAAACATTTAGCACTGATAACATTGCAAGTAATGGAAATAAAACAATTAAAAATGTACCAGTTCAGGTGATTAATAAAAGTAACGATTTATATGTATCAGGCGCACCAGATAGTGTTGATATTGAGCTCAATGGGCCGCAATCGAAAGTGTTACAAGCACAAAAAATTGAAGATTTCAAAGTCACATTGAACACAACAGATCTACAACCTGGTGAACGTACGGTAGATTTTCAAGTGAATGGTTTGGATAAAGATATCAATTATCGTGTTTATCCTAAAGAAGCGACCCTATCAATTGAAAAGAAAGAAACACGGGAAGTGACGATTGATCCTAATATTAGTCGCTATTCTGTTGCTCCAGATAAACAAATAGATGAAGCGACAGTAACACCAACAACTGTAAAAGTGACTGGTGGAAAGGAACAACTTGACCGTATTGCATATGCCAAAGCAAGTTTTAGTGATGATTTTCAAATCACTGATCAAGTCACAGGCAATGCGACAGTAGCTGTATTTGATAAAAACATGAATAAATTGGATGTTCAAGTTAACCCTGCACAAGTTAAGCTAAAAATTAGCGTCAAACCTTATTCTAAAAAAGTTAAATTGGATTTAACGACTAAAGGTAAACCACAAAATGGGTTATCTGTGGCTGATGTTAAACCGAGTGAAAAAGAAATTGTAATCTACGGAAATCGTGATGATTTAAAAGAGATTGATTCAATAAAAGGTGTCGTTGATTTAAATGGGGTTACAACAAATACAAAAAGGGAAATACAATTAAACATACCTGAAAAAGTAGAACGTATTAAACCAAAAAAAATAGAAGCAAATATTTCATTGCAATAA
- a CDS encoding Mrp/NBP35 family ATP-binding protein: MLTVEQVEQLVGEINDPILNVPLKETKGILNVSIKEEKEHVSVKVAIAQLGGQTQLDTQMAIVEKLKENGAKTVGIRFEELPKEQVEQFGSQQQNEQQTIESHLSGGNDLEFIAIASGKGGVGKSTVAVNLAVSLAREGKRVGLIDADIYGFSVPDMMGIDEKPGIEGKTVIPVERHGVKVISMAFFVEENAPVIWRGPMLGKMLTNFFTEVKWGDLDYLVLDLPPGTGDVALDVHTMLPSSKEIIVTTPHPTAAFVAARAGAMAKHTDHSILGVIENMSYFESKETGNKEYVFGQGGGQKLAEELGVDLLGQLPLGQPTWEPADFSPSVYQPEDQIGKIYQSMAQKIINKTNQ; encoded by the coding sequence GTGTTAACAGTAGAACAAGTGGAACAACTTGTGGGAGAAATTAATGATCCAATTTTAAATGTACCATTGAAAGAAACGAAGGGGATTCTTAATGTTTCTATTAAAGAGGAAAAAGAACATGTGAGTGTAAAAGTGGCTATCGCACAATTAGGTGGGCAAACACAACTTGATACACAAATGGCAATAGTAGAGAAACTGAAAGAAAATGGAGCTAAGACAGTCGGCATTCGATTTGAAGAATTACCGAAAGAACAAGTAGAGCAATTTGGTAGTCAGCAACAAAATGAACAGCAAACGATAGAATCTCATCTTTCAGGTGGGAACGATTTAGAGTTTATTGCAATAGCATCTGGTAAAGGCGGCGTCGGTAAATCGACGGTTGCGGTTAACTTAGCAGTATCATTAGCACGTGAAGGGAAACGTGTAGGATTGATTGATGCAGATATTTATGGTTTTAGTGTTCCAGATATGATGGGCATAGATGAAAAGCCAGGAATTGAAGGGAAAACAGTTATACCCGTTGAACGTCACGGTGTAAAAGTGATTTCAATGGCATTTTTTGTTGAAGAAAATGCCCCAGTCATATGGCGTGGACCGATGTTAGGGAAAATGCTAACGAACTTTTTTACTGAAGTGAAATGGGGAGACCTTGATTATTTAGTGTTAGACTTACCACCAGGTACAGGGGATGTTGCTTTAGATGTACACACTATGTTGCCTTCAAGTAAAGAGATTATAGTGACAACACCACATCCAACAGCAGCATTTGTTGCAGCACGAGCTGGGGCAATGGCTAAACACACTGATCACTCTATATTAGGTGTTATTGAAAATATGTCTTACTTTGAGAGTAAAGAAACAGGTAATAAAGAATATGTATTCGGTCAAGGTGGAGGCCAAAAACTAGCTGAAGAGCTTGGAGTCGATTTATTAGGTCAACTGCCACTGGGTCAGCCAACTTGGGAGCCAGCTGATTTTTCACCATCTGTTTATCAACCAGAAGACCAAATTGGTAAAATATATCAATCAATGGCACAAAAAATTATCAATAAAACGAATCAATAA
- a CDS encoding BglG family transcription antiterminator: protein MYLKNRERQIINMMLKNQSVPLRIYDIAQQLGVSSRTVHRELKSIEKSLSTLNISLIRQKNKGISIQGPSSSISHLQQSIHSNGPIDLSIEEQKVILLYALIQSSEPLKQLGLASEIGTSLQQLSKILDELEKDLEQFRIQLVRKRGSGVSIQGSEMKKRELLSQLMMERLNSLSVYSVIENHFVFQSLTHERLPMMDVKEIFQIERLLMDDLDSLPYLLTESSYLNLIIHIALSVDRMKKKQYVSIDLNIVENMKTTLEFQVATSIATQLSKMYHIEFNTAEISFIAIHLQSSKRKHEKSGDLSIDIHQSIQKLVHLVESSLNITFKNRRELIEGLQLHITPALNRIQFNIGTYNPMTQRIQASYPKLFIAIEKSVHVIWPTLSFSKHEIAFLVLHFGGVMKANSTHRRVLVVCSSGVGTSRILTNRLYEAFSNIDSIQQVSVGELKSLSLDNYDAIISTVDLDIQHPYLTVNPLLPNYEVERTSRFLQQQFSKHQSDSFQSYKQNKLSTDANHTINKMRESLKLLDDFQIYDLNFKNNWARELAYLLRNDGVIKESDISLFEDQLRTKHDTQSFALSPYPIAIPHFVSDIIQKPYIIVIHLDSPIDMKSDNDISTLICAFLPSNSLLSNLISNIYSELALKIEDLSFIHDEHQLYQFIQLQIIYFNQ, encoded by the coding sequence ATGTATTTAAAAAATCGCGAACGACAGATTATAAATATGATGTTGAAAAATCAAAGCGTACCTTTACGTATATATGATATCGCTCAGCAATTAGGCGTGTCATCAAGAACCGTCCACCGCGAGTTGAAATCAATTGAAAAAAGTCTATCAACTTTGAATATCTCTTTAATACGTCAAAAAAATAAAGGCATATCAATTCAAGGTCCATCATCTTCTATCAGCCATTTACAACAAAGCATTCATTCAAATGGACCAATAGATTTATCAATAGAGGAACAAAAAGTGATACTACTTTATGCCTTAATACAATCTTCAGAACCTTTAAAGCAATTAGGGCTAGCTAGCGAAATAGGTACGTCGTTACAACAACTATCAAAAATATTAGACGAACTCGAAAAAGATTTAGAACAATTTCGAATTCAATTAGTACGCAAACGAGGAAGTGGTGTTTCAATTCAAGGGAGTGAAATGAAAAAAAGAGAATTATTAAGTCAACTCATGATGGAAAGACTCAATAGTTTAAGTGTTTATTCAGTGATTGAAAACCACTTTGTATTTCAATCATTAACACATGAACGCCTACCTATGATGGATGTTAAAGAAATATTTCAAATTGAACGTTTATTAATGGATGATCTAGATAGCCTTCCATATTTATTAACTGAATCCAGCTATTTGAATTTAATTATTCACATTGCGCTCAGTGTTGATCGCATGAAAAAGAAACAATATGTTTCAATCGATTTAAATATTGTAGAAAACATGAAAACTACTCTTGAATTTCAAGTTGCTACATCTATCGCAACACAGTTATCTAAAATGTATCATATTGAATTTAATACAGCTGAAATAAGCTTCATTGCAATTCATCTTCAAAGTTCTAAAAGAAAGCACGAAAAATCAGGCGATCTATCAATTGACATTCATCAATCTATTCAAAAATTAGTTCATTTAGTCGAGTCATCACTCAATATAACATTCAAAAATAGAAGAGAATTAATTGAAGGACTTCAACTTCATATTACGCCAGCACTTAATCGAATTCAATTCAACATTGGAACATATAACCCAATGACACAACGAATTCAAGCAAGTTATCCAAAGTTATTTATTGCTATCGAAAAAAGTGTTCATGTCATTTGGCCTACATTATCGTTTTCAAAACATGAAATTGCTTTTTTAGTCTTGCACTTTGGGGGCGTGATGAAAGCAAATTCTACTCATAGACGTGTATTGGTCGTATGCAGTAGCGGTGTAGGGACAAGTCGTATTTTAACCAATCGGCTTTATGAAGCATTTTCAAATATAGATTCAATTCAACAAGTTTCTGTTGGTGAATTGAAATCATTGTCACTCGACAACTATGACGCTATTATCTCAACAGTCGATTTAGACATTCAGCATCCCTATTTAACTGTCAACCCACTTTTACCTAATTATGAAGTTGAACGCACTTCTCGTTTTTTACAGCAACAATTTTCAAAACATCAAAGTGATTCATTTCAATCCTATAAACAAAATAAATTATCAACTGATGCAAATCATACAATTAATAAGATGCGTGAAAGTTTAAAACTATTAGATGATTTTCAAATTTATGATCTGAATTTTAAAAACAACTGGGCAAGAGAGCTCGCTTATCTATTAAGAAATGATGGCGTCATTAAAGAGTCTGATATCTCTTTATTTGAAGATCAATTAAGAACAAAACATGACACACAGTCATTTGCTTTAAGCCCTTACCCTATTGCAATTCCACATTTTGTGAGCGATATCATTCAAAAGCCATATATCATAGTGATTCATCTTGATTCTCCTATTGATATGAAATCAGATAATGATATTTCAACACTGATTTGTGCTTTTCTACCTTCAAATTCTTTACTTAGTAATTTAATAAGCAATATTTACAGCGAATTAGCATTAAAAATTGAAGATTTGTCATTCATTCACGATGAACATCAGTTATATCAATTTATACAATTACAAATCATCTATTTTAATCAATAA
- a CDS encoding mannitol-1-phosphate 5-dehydrogenase has protein sequence MKALHFGAGNIGRGFIGLILSENGYEITFADVNAQIVKALKQEKSYHVTLANDDQTIKKVKNVDAIHSNNEKEKLEQAILEADIITTAVGLNVLKLIAPSIAPILKKRQKPVNIIACENAINATDQLKDALESEVGRFDKHIHFSNAAVDRIVPIQTHHNILDVTVEPFYEWVIDSTNWHGPNLTGVKYVDTLIPFIERKLLTVNTGHAFLAYAGHHYKYNTILEAVHDESILNNLKDVLKETSNYLLYKYAFNEIELKAYRESIIERFKNPYLSDDITRVGRGVLRKLGPNDRIMKPLNFLYKHQKKYDMLLLLAAYALQYHDSDDKEAIKKDELIKSKGMQTFLKDYTGIDEKLVIELTSKYQSIS, from the coding sequence ATGAAAGCACTCCATTTTGGTGCAGGTAACATTGGCCGAGGATTTATAGGGCTGATACTCTCTGAAAATGGCTACGAAATAACGTTTGCAGATGTAAACGCCCAAATTGTAAAGGCATTGAAGCAAGAAAAATCCTATCATGTCACACTTGCAAACGATGACCAAACTATAAAGAAAGTCAAAAATGTAGATGCTATTCACTCAAATAACGAAAAAGAAAAATTGGAACAAGCTATTTTAGAAGCCGATATCATTACAACAGCTGTAGGTTTAAATGTCCTTAAATTGATTGCACCTTCCATCGCACCTATTTTAAAGAAACGTCAAAAACCAGTCAATATCATTGCGTGCGAAAATGCTATTAACGCAACAGATCAATTGAAAGATGCTTTAGAGTCTGAAGTAGGTCGCTTTGATAAACATATTCATTTTTCAAATGCCGCCGTTGATCGAATTGTTCCGATCCAAACACATCATAATATTTTAGATGTGACCGTAGAACCATTTTATGAATGGGTTATAGACTCTACCAATTGGCACGGACCAAATTTAACTGGAGTGAAATATGTTGATACATTAATACCTTTTATTGAACGTAAATTATTAACAGTTAACACTGGCCATGCTTTCCTTGCCTATGCAGGCCATCATTACAAATATAATACAATTTTAGAAGCTGTACATGATGAATCTATTTTAAATAACTTGAAGGATGTATTAAAAGAAACAAGCAACTATCTTTTATACAAATACGCTTTTAATGAAATAGAATTAAAAGCGTATCGCGAGTCAATCATTGAGCGTTTTAAAAATCCTTATTTATCAGATGATATTACTCGTGTAGGCCGAGGGGTACTGAGAAAATTAGGCCCTAACGATCGAATTATGAAGCCTTTAAACTTTTTGTATAAACATCAAAAAAAATATGATATGTTATTATTGCTTGCCGCTTATGCGTTACAGTATCACGATTCAGACGACAAAGAAGCTATAAAAAAAGATGAACTAATCAAATCTAAAGGCATGCAAACATTCCTAAAAGATTACACTGGTATTGATGAAAAGCTTGTTATTGAACTTACCTCAAAATATCAGTCTATATCTTAA
- a CDS encoding MDR family MFS transporter, translating to MDYNDVIDKKQRNIIVAVMLISAFIAILNQTLLNTALPSIMKGLNIHESTSQWLVTGFMLVNGIMIPLTAYFMDRIPSRRLYLTAMGTFLIGSIVATVATHFGVLMLARVIQAMGAGVIMPLTQFTLFTLFPKNQRGFAMGLSGLVIQFAPAIGPTLSGILVDNYSWRAPLIVVVVVAIIGFIFGFIYMRDYSQIKEVVLDKTSVVLSTLGFGVMLYGFSIAGTRGFDDILVIISILVGAVIVAFFIKRQLRIDNPILNLYAFRIRTFTLTSVSSMIVFTSMVGPALLIPIYIQNSLALSAMLSGLVILPGAIINGVMSVITGRIYDKVGARILVIPGFIILLGATVMMTQLTAHTPYLYVLIMYTVRLFAISLLMMPLNTAGINSLPNHMVSHGTAIMNTLRTISGSIGTALMVTLMSLGALMYSPSEKLSSDLMSREAMASGINLAFWVTSGFLVLGLVISFFIHDRTKEKKHKHVRKLS from the coding sequence ATGGATTATAACGATGTAATAGACAAAAAGCAGCGTAATATCATAGTCGCCGTAATGTTGATTAGTGCATTTATAGCGATTTTAAATCAAACATTATTAAATACAGCACTCCCTAGTATTATGAAAGGGTTAAATATTCATGAAAGTACATCGCAATGGCTCGTAACAGGCTTTATGCTTGTAAACGGTATTATGATTCCCTTAACAGCTTATTTTATGGATCGCATTCCGTCGCGAAGATTATATTTAACAGCGATGGGGACATTTTTAATAGGATCTATTGTAGCCACAGTTGCGACACACTTTGGCGTCCTTATGTTAGCTCGAGTCATTCAAGCTATGGGCGCGGGGGTTATTATGCCTTTAACGCAATTTACACTTTTTACATTATTTCCTAAAAATCAACGTGGTTTTGCGATGGGACTCTCTGGTTTGGTCATTCAATTTGCCCCTGCAATTGGACCGACTTTATCGGGGATTTTAGTTGACAATTACTCTTGGAGAGCGCCTTTAATCGTAGTTGTAGTTGTCGCAATTATTGGATTTATCTTTGGCTTTATTTATATGCGTGACTATAGTCAAATTAAGGAAGTTGTCCTTGATAAAACATCAGTTGTCTTATCGACTTTAGGTTTTGGTGTTATGCTTTATGGCTTCAGTATTGCAGGAACTCGAGGTTTTGATGATATTTTAGTCATTATTAGTATTTTAGTAGGTGCTGTAATTGTTGCTTTCTTTATTAAGAGACAACTACGTATCGATAATCCGATATTAAACTTATATGCATTTCGGATACGTACCTTTACATTAACTTCTGTTTCGTCAATGATTGTTTTCACCTCGATGGTCGGACCAGCTTTATTAATTCCAATCTATATTCAAAATTCTTTAGCACTATCAGCGATGCTATCAGGACTTGTTATTTTACCAGGCGCTATTATTAACGGTGTGATGTCAGTCATTACAGGACGTATTTATGACAAAGTAGGTGCGAGAATATTAGTCATACCAGGCTTTATCATTCTATTAGGCGCTACTGTAATGATGACCCAATTAACAGCACATACACCATATTTGTATGTGTTAATCATGTATACAGTACGATTATTTGCAATTTCATTACTTATGATGCCACTCAACACAGCGGGCATCAATTCATTACCGAATCATATGGTCTCTCATGGCACAGCAATTATGAATACGCTACGGACTATTTCAGGATCAATAGGGACAGCACTTATGGTTACATTAATGTCACTTGGGGCACTGATGTATAGTCCGTCAGAAAAATTGTCAAGTGATCTTATGAGTCGGGAAGCGATGGCATCTGGTATTAACCTCGCGTTTTGGGTTACTTCAGGATTTTTAGTATTAGGACTCGTGATTAGTTTCTTTATACACGATCGGACGAAAGAGAAAAAGCATAAACATGTTAGAAAGTTAAGCTAA
- a CDS encoding transposase — protein sequence MGKHYKFEIKLKIVQEYLNSSLGYERLAKKYSLSHYSILQRWVNQYLEFGPKGLDKKLQNKEYTRDFKVSVLRFRQENKLSYRETANHFKISNPAMLAVWQRKFNEEGILGLDNKQRGRPSKMKRKQTKVKPDNHLPLKEDEREELERLRNENEMLKAGIAYQKKLQRLTQHYGSKHPKK from the coding sequence ATGGGTAAACATTATAAATTTGAAATCAAGTTAAAAATAGTTCAGGAATATTTAAATAGTAGTTTAGGATATGAGAGATTAGCTAAAAAATATAGTCTATCTCATTATTCTATACTTCAAAGATGGGTTAACCAGTATTTGGAATTTGGACCAAAAGGATTAGATAAAAAATTGCAGAATAAAGAATATACTAGAGATTTTAAAGTATCTGTTTTAAGATTTAGACAAGAAAATAAATTGTCTTATCGAGAAACAGCCAATCACTTTAAAATTTCTAATCCAGCTATGTTAGCCGTTTGGCAGCGTAAATTTAATGAAGAAGGTATTCTCGGTTTAGACAATAAACAGAGAGGACGTCCTTCTAAAATGAAAAGAAAGCAGACAAAAGTTAAACCAGATAATCATTTACCATTAAAAGAAGATGAACGCGAAGAATTAGAAAGACTTAGAAATGAAAATGAAATGTTGAAAGCAGGTATCGCTTATCAAAAAAAGTTACAACGCTTGACCCAACATTACGGAAGCAAACATCCGAAAAAGTAA
- the cdaA gene encoding diadenylate cyclase CdaA, with amino-acid sequence MRISNLFQNLSTLEIITGILDLLIVWYVIYLLITVFKGTKAIQLLKGILFILVGKAISEYLQLTTTSRLFDLVMQWGFLAIIVIFQPEIRRALEQLGRGSLFKRYSMTSSVEAPKLVEAVSKAVQYMAKRRIGALIVFEKETGLQDYIETGIPMHSDISQELLTNVFIPNTPLHDGAMIIQGDKIATAASYLPLSDSPKIAKSLGTRHRAAVGISEVSDAFTVIVSEETGSVSVTFDGKLRKDISTDVFEELLTEHWFGTHFSKKGVN; translated from the coding sequence ATGCGAATTTCAAACCTCTTTCAAAATTTAAGCACACTTGAGATTATAACTGGTATTCTAGATTTATTAATTGTATGGTATGTTATTTACCTACTCATTACTGTGTTTAAAGGGACTAAAGCGATACAACTTTTAAAAGGGATTTTGTTTATATTAGTAGGTAAAGCGATTAGTGAATATTTACAGTTAACGACGACATCAAGGTTATTTGATCTAGTGATGCAATGGGGATTTTTAGCAATTATCGTCATTTTCCAACCTGAAATACGGCGAGCGTTAGAACAGCTTGGAAGAGGGAGTTTGTTTAAGCGCTATTCAATGACGTCTTCAGTGGAAGCTCCGAAACTGGTTGAGGCAGTTTCTAAAGCAGTACAATATATGGCTAAGCGCCGTATTGGAGCACTGATTGTTTTTGAAAAAGAGACAGGATTACAGGATTATATTGAAACCGGCATACCCATGCATTCAGATATTTCCCAAGAGTTATTAACAAATGTATTTATACCTAATACCCCTCTACACGATGGCGCTATGATTATACAAGGCGACAAAATTGCAACAGCAGCAAGTTATTTGCCGTTATCTGATAGCCCTAAAATTGCTAAAAGTTTAGGAACACGACATCGTGCTGCTGTTGGGATTTCAGAAGTTTCAGATGCTTTTACAGTTATTGTATCTGAAGAAACGGGGTCTGTATCTGTCACTTTTGATGGAAAACTTAGAAAAGATATTAGTACAGATGTATTTGAGGAATTATTGACCGAGCATTGGTTCGGTACGCACTTTTCAAAGAAGGGTGTGAATTAA
- a CDS encoding IS3 family transposase — MYQFGLSLLFEVTEIAKSVYYYWLERFKKPKKDIDIVESIKQICKESDYTYGYRRVTQALANKGMTVNHKKVRRIMKEHHLTCTKFKHKTRKYNSYRGTIGKVAKNILKRRFNTDRPYQKVVTDITEFKLRDGTKAYLSPFMDLYNLEILSYRISKRPTIDIVIEPLTELLAMRPQLFYRMTIHSDQGWHYQNRNYIESLKEHDVFQSMSRKGNCLDNASMENFFGLLKQEMYYGQSFETFQELEQSIHKYINFYNNTRIKAKLKGLSPTQYRKQTFEIVY; from the coding sequence ATGTATCAATTTGGGTTAAGCCTTCTGTTTGAAGTTACAGAAATAGCTAAATCCGTGTACTACTACTGGCTTGAACGTTTCAAAAAACCTAAAAAAGATATAGATATAGTTGAATCTATTAAGCAAATTTGTAAAGAAAGTGATTATACTTATGGTTATCGTCGAGTTACTCAAGCATTGGCTAATAAAGGAATGACAGTCAATCATAAGAAAGTAAGACGAATTATGAAAGAACACCATTTAACATGTACGAAATTTAAGCATAAAACAAGAAAATACAATTCTTATAGAGGAACTATAGGTAAAGTAGCTAAAAATATATTAAAACGTCGTTTTAATACAGATCGACCTTATCAAAAAGTGGTTACAGACATTACAGAATTTAAATTACGCGATGGAACAAAGGCCTATTTATCACCTTTTATGGACTTATATAACTTGGAAATCTTAAGTTATCGTATATCAAAGCGTCCTACTATAGATATTGTTATTGAACCTTTAACTGAATTACTAGCAATGAGACCGCAACTTTTTTATCGAATGACAATTCATTCAGATCAAGGATGGCATTATCAAAATAGAAACTATATTGAGTCATTAAAAGAACATGATGTATTTCAAAGTATGTCTAGAAAAGGCAATTGCTTAGATAATGCCTCAATGGAAAACTTCTTTGGGTTATTAAAACAAGAAATGTATTATGGACAATCATTTGAAACATTCCAAGAATTAGAACAATCAATTCATAAATATATCAATTTTTATAACAATACAAGAATTAAAGCAAAATTAAAAGGCTTGTCTCCTACACAATATAGGAAACAAACCTTTGAAATCGTATACTAA